In Glycine max cultivar Williams 82 chromosome 4, Glycine_max_v4.0, whole genome shotgun sequence, the genomic stretch ctcttttgattgtgacGCATTCTTTCCCCTTTTCCCATATATTATATCTTTTCTATttagttttgttattttaatccTCTTGTTTATTGTGTTTGGTGTTGTTGATATAATTGTTTGAAGCTTCGTGCTGCTTTCTCCTCTTCTTCTACCCcgcttatttttatttgtataattcTTGATTCCGACATAACCAACTCAGGGAAGATCTATAAATCAATATGAGCATAACTTAATTCATATCACTTAGCCTTTTGATCCAAGGGACAAACATTGCATTATATTGAGTAGCAAATCCCCTGCATCCACTCTATTGACCTAGGATGAGTTACAAACTCTTTTCATAGAGCACTTCTTTTCCGAGAGAAATACAAATGAGCAATTAAAGTGTGTTGTAGGATTGGATGCAAATTCCAAATAAGCATGTCATAGATTTTGATGCAAGTTTTTGACGGAGCTTTAGTTCCATGCTGTACACTTAGattcaataaaaatagaaataaatgaaaacagTAGATGGTCAAAATGACAATCATGGATAGCTAGAAAAGAATTGAGATGAGAGAAATGAATGACCATGCTTCTTGGCAAAAGACTAAATAAGGCAAAGCTAAAGGCTCGTTTAGTGGTCCAAATGACAGTAACAACAGCAAAGGATACAAATCTCATAATTAACGCCTGGTCATTGCGACCCCCCTTTGTGAGGAGGCACCCCTTCTCCCGAAGTTGCAGGGCTATTCTCAATAGGATTCGAACCCAGATGAAATTCTGACCATCTGTCAGAGAAAAAAGAACAATAACTCTTGCAGGATTCCCAAGAAATTCTGAAAAGCTCTTTAGATGGGATCTATATCCACATGTTCAATTGTTAGTAAGTCTGTGCAAAAGCTCGACCCCCAGAATGTAAGGATAGTTAATCTGAAGATTGTTTGGTAGACAAAAGATGCTAGAGCTCCAAACATGACTATTTCAAAATTTagcatttaaaattatgttacaacttacaagttacaacataTAATCAACTATACTATGTtgattaaattagaataatcaATTACTAATCATTATGTCAGAGAATAGTTTTTGTCAGCTGAGACTCAGATTATTCTCTAATTTATTGTACAAAATCAACAAATATCAGAACACGTGGGGTGGCTAAcaaacaatttctctcaataATTCTCTAAAAAAAGTGGTACAAATCACCATGATTCCACTGCCAAAGTCCTAAAATATGAAACCCCTTTGTTTCACAACTTAATTTACTCTGCTAGAATTCTTGGTGGCTGTCTCATTTTCTAGTGACTTTCCCAATCACTATCCTTAGCCAAACTCTCCATACAAATAGTACTCATTACTTCTGGTCAATCCCAGGCCTTTATTATCACTTTTCCCATCGGAATCTTGCTTGTTCCATAGCCAGCAAACTCATTTGTGGCTGCCAATGTTCTCTCGTTTTGAGTCCCAATTTCACAAAACAGATATTGTCATTGCATCTGGACGCTTACAATTGCGTATGATGTGGAAGATTGTTGTTGGAAACCATTTATACGGCACTTCTCTATGGCAACTTTTTTTTACCACTTACTGAAGCATTCATGTGGAAAGTTACAACGCTTACAATACCAGAACATGTGGAAGATTGTTGCTGAAGCAGTCCAATTTGCTAGGTACCTCCACAAAACACCCTGTTGTTGCTTTTATGTTCAAGTCCAGCCCAATAGAACAAAGTTGTGGCAGCCATCAATGGATTTTGAGAAGTTTCACTGCACTAGTAAGAACTTTCATTTGCCCAGTTCAGCAGTTCTCAAACTGATGTGTCTCCATCATTAGTTCATTACAGTCACTCCCTCTTGATCTGTCAGAGTTCCACCTTCCCAGCATGTAAGAACTCCTCTTTAGCTGTCTGAACAGACATGCCAACTCCTTCAACTGTTGCCTTAGCCTTTTGCTTTGACTCAATTCATGCAACCCTTTCCCCCCAACGTGCCACAATTCAGACAAGTTCCTGCAGCCACCTCAACTCTCATGCACTACAGTCACAGTGGTTCCTTTCCCCATCCAGCAATGTCCTCTTTCTATATTTGGACTGAGCATTTTCAGGTCTACTTTTTTGTGCCACCTTTTCTTTACCACATGCATTCCTAGGTTCCACAATTCAAAGgtgtttgtgtgtgtatgtggCGGGGGTACAACCAAACCAGTGAGAAAAATAACTTGCTCCAAATGATGTGGTGCTCATAGATCTACTGACAGGGATGTAACGTAACCAAGAGATCATTCACATATTTTTTCCTTGACTAAGAGCAATTGTCAGATCCCAGTGTTCTTCCTATTTGTTCATTTGATACTGGATTTCCATTCAACCCATGTTTCACCCATTGTTCAGAATCTTAGCATTTGTCACAAGCTTTGGTAGAGAATATATGTGCTTGATCCCCTTTTCTATGCAGCCACCTTGGGGCAACTAAATATTTGTAGAGtagttattatttaataaaggcTTGGGTTATCTCTTGAAATGCTGTTGAGAGCGTTGTAGATGTGATTGTATTAGATGTAATGGATGGTTATGAGATTTATGGTAATACAGTTACATTTTGGGAGGTTGCAAGTGCAGATATGCCTAAATTTAGGAAAAATTGCAAGTTTGGTATCATAACCAGTCCCAAGCCTATGTAAAGGAGGGTTATGTTAGGTCTTCGGAAGTCAACATAAAACTTGGCAATATACCTAACATGAGTCACTCAACGGATTTTGCTATTGAAGACAACCAGAGAAAAAGCTAGGAGTAGCAGAAATGAGAATGTTAAGATGGCACCAATTGAGAAAAAGATTATAGAAATTCAATTAAGGTGATTTGGATTAGTATAAAGAAGACTATTGTAAGCACCAATGAAGAGAATAGATTGCATAGTTTTTTTAGTCTTGTGAAAAGGGGGAGAGGGAAACTTTTCAATTTTCAGATAAAAATGcctaaaattcaaaatactCAGCTTTCTCTCCTTATTATTTCTGCTAGTTTCTaggttaaacaattaaaaagcatCAAGTCTatgtacataaataaaaaatgcctaaaatataaaatattcagcTTTCTGTCTATATTCTGCTAGTATGTAAGATATACAGTTAGGAAGCACCAAGTTTATGTACATGAATTGAAAATGCTTAAGATTTAAATACTCTTTTATTTCTGCTAGTTTATAAGATACACAATTCAAAAGCACCAAGTCTATGCCCATCAATTGGAAAAGCCAAAACAAATGCAGAGGTATAAATGTTATGCTTTTCAAGAGTACCCATAGTCAACCTGCCTAAATTTGTTGTCCATAAGTTCTGGCATTGACTTATTacaatttaaaactatttatacTTGACCAATCAGAACATATCAGAATTCTGTAACAGATAGAGAAAATATGAATCtcagaaataaaagaagaaaaaataaggaGGAAGGATCAAGGCTAGAACATTACCCCATTTTGAGCTCCTTCAAATCCATCCGATTAGCTGCAGTTAAGAGAACACAACTGTATTTAATATGTATTGCTTAATTTGAGTTTTGCATGAATTGGAAGAAAACAGTAAAGTTTAAAAGAAAACGAAAAACAATGATTACCAGCACTTCTTTTCTGCtgtccttttttcttcttttgctgtTCATATTTATACTTACTgtagaaaaatataatcatttttaaatttcaatattcaATAATTTCAAAGGATAGGTATATAAAGCAggcagaaaagaagaaagaaaaactaagGCAAATATAGTCTTTCATCAACCACATGCTTATCTTATTGTCGAATGTCGActgcttttaattttaaatttatctaaattttcaGCATGTGAGTTGCATAGAAAAACTTAATGATCTAGCAAATGCATTTACACTACCATATAAAAGCACGGTATGTCGACATCCATTTATAGACAACAGCATGTATATCACACTCCTATCTTCACCACCACTCTCCTATAccacataaaaattgaaaaatgaagtAGTTGTAATTGCATGAAGCTAGAATCCCAGAAATAAAGAcaccaaaatatatattactgtATCAGGCCAATCAACCATTACTTAAACATCAATTGTTGAACATGTAGACAGGTAGACCATTAACTGCTAAACCTATACCAACCAACATGTGAAGCACAAAAACGTGAACACAACAATTTGACACATACAAACCCGTTAGATGATCACTACACTCATCAACCAGAAGTAATGAGCATTAGAAAATATCCaggttagcaaaaaaaaaaaaaaattaaaacaaagataCATAATTTCTCTGAGGATATTCAAAGATCATACTTGTAATCCATCATTCTAACAACAGGAGGATCTGCATCTGGGGATACTATCACCTGAACAATGCAGAGAAAATAAGTCAGAAACAGACTCCTCCTACGATCCTACTAACAAAACGAAGTCCCAACACTAGGGACTTGTTTGGTATGAGAAAATGTTCATTTCGTTTTCACTAAGAACCCAGCATGTGCATTAAACCAGCAATACCCGCAGCCACAACGGCAATTTAAAAGCTTGTGTGCATTAGTGTGCAAAGGAATAACATAACGTAATTATACCAGGTCGAGTTCAGAATCCTGGGCCATTTGACGGGCCAGAGTCTTGGACACAACTCCGACCTAAGAAAACGGGAAAGAAGCCGTTAGGGATAAGTAATGAATatgaaaataacaagacaaagaaATCACTAAACTAACCATGATCTGATTCCCATCAATGAGCCTCACGGAAGCTGACCTGTTACCGTAACCAAAGTGCTCTTGAACAATCGAATCCATAAATGCTATGCTTGCAACGAACGAGATGAGtgaaatagagagagagagtagtACGGTACCTTAGTGCGGCGATGTCGAGGCCGAGGGGTTGTTGCTCGTCGTTGGAGCGTAGGGAGAAGGAAATGGAAGATTTGAAGGGAGTGCGGTTAAAGAGGCGATTGGAAGGGAGAAGGGGGAGTTTCAAATTGATGGGACTGAGAGTGAGAGTAAACCCACCCACTGCGCTCATTGCTTTGCTACTCAACTGTGCCTCTCTCTCGGTTCACTCTCGCGCATAGTTTCTCTTCCTTCACCTTCGGAGACCTGGGTATGATTAATGATAAATaggtttcaatttcttgcttaattaTGATGATTTGGCACACTGAACTGGCTCTTTTGTCATATGTGGCACTATCATTTAGCATTTGcatgtttaatttgatttaattacacTTTAAATCCTCTTGTTATTAACATTTCTcaaatctttatcttttatttttgttaaatacaaaaaaaaaaaagcgtcACACAAAAGGGCCCATTTTTAAGCAAATGCTTAAAACAAACTTAACTTTTAACTTAAAcgggtaaaaaaacaaaaaaataatataaaaaaaagctaaTGTGTTAGCCATTTTTGCTTACTTTAATTAGGGCATTTTTAATGTGAATTTTTTATATgagtttcttaattatttttttgtgatattGACTAGAATGTTACtcttaaaaaattcatacaaaATTTTACTCAAATactaagaaatttcaaaaaattcacatatttatattttttattataacttaatttttattataacttaatttttattcaaataaaataattaattcatttttttaatttttatatatataaataataaatatgaataattgaagaaaatattaaatatcaattaaaaatccAATCAtagtaattttgaaaaacaaaattattatttttcaccaaAAACCCACACCCACCACCTACcatcattaaaaacaaaaaatatcaccCAACTCCATAATCTTCCTTCCCTTTCCCTTCCTTCCAACTTCATTcttctttcaaaaacaaaaaaaatcatctacCTTCATTttcctattccttcttcttccttttccatttTCTCCTCCAgtgtcatttttttctctcttcacacAGTCTCGTAGAGTCACTAACTCCTCCAGTTGTCGCCACTCCTCGCACATATGGCCACAATCTCTATTTCTTTGTCCCTTCACCGTGTCGATCCTCTCCACTGGTGTCGCCACTTCCCGACATCGTTGTGTCTTCATTGTGCCACCTTTGTTGGCCTCAGAAGTGAGGAGGTTGTCAATATGGTTTTCCCTTTTCCCCCTTTACTGAAGATCCCTTCAATCTAGCTCATGGAGACCATTTTCTCCCTTTAATGTATTATTCTGAATCTGGATCTCGATGAGATTTTTTTGATCAACTTTTATGAATTTTGGGATTCATTATGGTTGTTTTGTTCATTTGAGTTTTTATTCATTGTTCTTCTCTCTGGACAGTTATCTTCCCTCTAATTCGTACATGTGTTGAACCTGTTAGcttgaaagaaattatttttttcaatgctAAGATATCATTTCTTACATAAGAAATGAATCTAAAGAGTGAAAGAACACACCCTGCCACGTGGGTTTGCTCCAgtgccaaaaaaaattaaaaaatgatttcttcACACTAAGCGCCCCTTAAGAAACCATGGTTGGAGATGCTCTTACTACTTAATAAATGCTTTCACAAATAAACAATGTTAAGGATAGTCTAATTAAAacgtaaattttaattataattgtataaCTATGACGATGTTGTATTTGTAAAAAGTGCAACTGATTAAcatgtaaaatttgcaataagCCCATTTTACACTGGGTCAGTACACTATAGAAACAACCCAACAAACACACTAAAAACATCAAAAACAAGTCAAAAGCTTGAATGGTCTCTCACTCTCTCTACCCGAGTAGGAGCCTGATGCAAATCAAAAAACAAGGTTTACACAAAATAGGGACTAACAAAAACtgataaaaccaaaaatatgacataGGAAAGGAATCCTTCTAGCATTGACAGTTACACATAATAATTACTTCTGATGGGCCCTTATATACACAtcattcatttttatctttttaatacaaACAACTCTATGCAATAActtcttttgttattttcaatgggTTCCACCAAAAagccttttgtattttattaataatttctttattaatttataatcatattatttataagttgattaaaattttaaaattaagaaaaatttagtgcattattatgttaaatttttttggcggatgttaaaaaattttaaattaaaaatcatatataaatataaacataatttaattatattttatttaaaatgacaaAAGTAGCTAACTTCTCACAAATAGCATAACATAAAAgacaataatcaaaatataataaaagttatataatcAAAACAATAACTAAATTTGTTGATTATCACGTCTAAAATGTTCCCAAATATTCTCCACAAGGTCTAACTTGAAGTTGGTGACGACATCTCGGATCATAAAGTATAAAGTTATTTTCTCCTAAAAAAGTATGATTCAAGGGCTGGATGAGGACCACTGTATATGTCAATTGTCAGCCCATCGTTAGTGGGTACACATAATGGTGGTCAAAATTTCCATTATACATGTGTGGTTCATCTTCCACCGTCATATAATGCAATATGATGCACGTATATGATATAATGCCCACTCCACATCTTTTCTAGATGTTGAGCAAACAATTTTCTTCTATGACCTTGAGGCCTTGGGATGGTGTAACGCCCTGAAATTTAGATAAGTGAAAATAGATGATTGATGTAATTTTTGTATTGTCTGATTAAATTGGATTAGTTGAGGTTGTTGTGTGAGTTATCTATGTGCGATTAATTGGTGTGAATAATtaggttatgtggagtttgTTTGACCTGTGTTGGATTTGTGAGATGTCAAGTTTGACCTAAAGACCAATTTCAATAAAACCATGATCTTGGActtgttaaccattggatcttcTTCACACTTGAACTATAGGTTTTAGATTCACGTTTTGACTATTGGGATTTCCAAGTATCATTTTTGGATAGATCACTTAATGAGACAAGCG encodes the following:
- the LOC100499836 gene encoding uncharacterized protein LOC100499836, with the protein product MSAVGGFTLTLSPINLKLPLLPSNRLFNRTPFKSSISFSLRSNDEQQPLGLDIAALRSASVRLIDGNQIMVGVVSKTLARQMAQDSELDLVIVSPDADPPVVRMMDYNKYKYEQQKKKKGQQKRSAANRMDLKELKMGYNIDQHDYSVRLKAAQKFLKDGDKVKVIVNLKGRETEFRNIAIELIKRFQSDVGELATEETKSFRDRNMSIVMVPKKAALQKAQEPPKRKDMSAADEVSAGVQHN